Proteins co-encoded in one Corylus avellana chromosome ca9, CavTom2PMs-1.0 genomic window:
- the LOC132191673 gene encoding uncharacterized protein LOC132191673, which produces MEGEFPDQESVGSGTKRSSVSSSRSRNRKDFFHRFGDSKHLTAKLEDWFDLLTEKSAAKMPAFDVPFELIELQKFDYALEGITFQQLIRMPNAVYASTSDAVEATAYLAIEDFLHASVKGLWEAFWSQDKPMPFSVSCLANANLKFYQAEEAIANGKLGDLCATGIMLQNPRHPHGKWDHILELALLRPDIGILAADSDQRPSLSVLGEALFYALRILLSRSLSRLSFSESSNTVFVLLVDSQYGGVVKVEGDVHKLEYDVNNVYECAADWIKNHSRIAVSPVDRIWNKLGNANWGDIGALQVLFATFHCIMQFAGMPKHSIEDLAVDHGSRLQTRRVERQLEDTRVNGNGLFRHQQHTVSPEIVEVHEDSNKIHSEEMMKLEVGSILWLEDSNWQRGYQINEVLSTAEFSYYLASPVEDPGKSQFLYVGSHPSQLEPAWEDMNLWYQVQRQTKILTIMKQKGLSCKYLPQLIASGRIIHPGECRRPSAGGNCDHPWCGTPILVTSPIGETVADMVSEGRFGSDEAIRCCHDCLSALSTASSAGIRHGDIRPENILCVRSGARHPHFVLIGWGHAILEDRDRPAMNLHFSSTYALQEGKLCSASDAESLVYMLYYSSGGAFPDLDSVEGALQWRETSWSRRLIQQKLGDVSTVLKAFADYVDSLCGTPYPMDYDIWLRRLRRNLREDDYGKEIDTSG; this is translated from the exons ATGGAAg GTGAATTCCCAGACCAGGAATCAGTAGGGTCTGGGACAAAAAGATCTAGTGTATCATCTAGTAGGTCTCGGAATCGAAAGGACTTCTTTCATAGATTTGGGGATAGTAAACACCTGACTGCAAAACTTGAAGACTGGTTTGATTTATTAACAGAAAAGTCAGCAGCAAAAATGCCTGCCTTTGATGTTCCTTTTGAGTTaatagaacttcaaaaatttgaTTATGCATTAGAAGGGATTACATTTCAGCAGCTGATTCGGATGCCCAATGCTGTTTATGCTTCTACTTCTGATGCTGTAGAAGCAACTGCTTATCTTGCAATTGAAGACTTTTTACATGCGAGTGTCAAGGGCTTGTGGGAAGCATTTTGGAGTCAGGATAAGCCCATGCCTTTCTCTGTCAGCTGTCTGGCCAATGCTAACTTGAAATTCTACCAGGCTGAGGAGGCCATTGCTAACGGTAAGCTTGGAGATCTTTGTGCTACTGGTATAATGCTTCAAAACCCTAGGCATCCCCATGGTAAGTGGGACCATATTCTTGAACTGGCTCTTTTGAGACCTGATATTGGGATCCTAGCTGCGGATAGTGACCAGCGGCCCTCTCTTTCTGTGCTAGGGGAGGCCCTCTTTTATGCTCTTCGTATACTACTATCAAGAAGCTTAAGCAGATTGAGTTTCTCTGAGAGTTCAAACACAGTCTTTGTTCTTCTTGTCGATTCTCAATATGGTGGGGTTGTAAAAGTTGAAGGAGACGTACATAAGTTGGAATATGATGTGAATAATGTTTATGAATGTGCTGCTGATTGGATAAAAAACCATTCTAGAATTGCAGTTTCTCCAGTTGATAGAATCTGGAACAAGCTTGGAAATGCCAATTGGGGAGATATTGGTGCTTTACAGGTACTCTTTGCAACCTTCCACTGTATCATGCAGTTTGCTGGAATGCCCAAGCACTCTATTGAGGATTTAGCTGTTGACCATGGTTCTCGCCTTCAAACAAGAAGAGTGGAGAGGCAGTTGGAGGATACCAGAGTGAATGGAAATGGTTTATTTCGGCATCAGCAGCATACAGTTTCCCCTGAAATTGTAGAAGTTCACGAAGATTCCAATAAAATTCATTCTGAAGAGATGATGAAGTTAGAAGTAGGATCAATATTATGGTTAGAGGATTCAAACTGGCAAAGGGGTTATCAGATTAACGAGGTCTTGAGTACTGCTGAATTTTCATATTACCTTGCATCTCCTGTGGAAGACCCAGGAAAAAGTCAGTTTCTATATGTTGGCTCCCATCCTTCTCAGCTGGAACCAGCATGGGAAGATATGAATTTATGGTATCAAGTTCAGAGACAGACTAAAATATTGACCATCATGAAACAGAAAGGCCTATCTTGCAAGTATCTGCCGCAGTTGATTGCATCTGGCAGGATTATTCACCCTGGTGAGTGTCGAAGACCCAGTGCAGGAGGAAACTGTGACCACCCTTGGTGTGGCACTCCAATTCTTGTGACCAGCCCAATTGGAGAAACTGTGGCTGACATGGTGAGTGAAGGTCGATTTGGTTCAGATGAGGCAATCAGGTGTTGTCACGATTGCTTATCTGCACTTTCAACTGCCAGTTCTGCTGGGATTCGGCATGGAGACATCAGGCCAGAGAATATACTTTGTGTGAGGTCTGGCGCAAGGCATCCTCATTTTGTTCTTATTGGCTGGGGACATGCTATTCTTGAAGATAGGGACCGCCCTGCCATGAATCTTCATTTCTCATCAACTTATGCTCTTCAGGAGGGAAAGTTGTGCTCGGCTTCAGATGCGGAGAGTCTGGTTTATATGCTTTATTATTCCTCTGGTGGAGCTTTTCCTGATCTGGATTCAGTTGAAGGAGCATTGCAGTGGAGAGAGACCTCTTGGTCGAGGAGGTTGATTCAGCAGAAGCTTGGTGATGTCTCAACTGTGTTGAAAGCATTTGCTGATTATGTTGACAGTCTATGTGGAACGCCCTATCCGATGGACTATGATATATGGTTAAGACGGTTAAGGAGAAATCTTCGTGAGGATGATTATGGGAAGGAAATCGACACATCAGGCTAG